One Chitinispirillum alkaliphilum genomic region harbors:
- a CDS encoding Cell division protein FtsH, which yields MSGVGCRVSGVGCRVSGVGCRVSGVGCRVSGVGCRVSGVGCRVSGVGCRVSGVGCRVSGVGCRVSGVRCQVSGVRCQVSGVRCRVSGVEAKGDPIPLTLSVPVFGCSRSVPKCLIRNKEPFDPDFTSGLRVSGRGITGSFNR from the coding sequence GTGTCGGGTGTCGGGTGTCGGGTGTCGGGTGTCGGGTGTCGGGTGTCGGGTGTCGGGTGTCGGGTGTCGGGTGTCGGGTGTCGGGTGTCGGGTGTCGGGTGTCGGGTGTCGGGTGTCGGGTGTCGGGTGTCGGGTGTCGGGTGTCGGGTGTCGGGTGTCGGGTGTCGGGTGTCGGGTGTCGGGTGTCGGGTGTCAGGTGTCAGGTGTCAGGTGTCAGGTGTCAGGTGTCAGGTGTCGGGTGTCAGGTGTCGGGTGTCGGGTGTCGAGGCTAAGGGAGATCCAATTCCGCTCACACTGAGCGTACCCGTCTTCGGGTGCAGTCGAAGTGTTCCTAAGTGTTTGATCAGGAATAAGGAACCCTTCGATCCCGACTTCACGTCGGGACTCAGGGTGAGCGGGAGGGGAATAACAGGGTCCTTCAACCGGTGA